The following coding sequences are from one Nicotiana tomentosiformis chromosome 3, ASM39032v3, whole genome shotgun sequence window:
- the LOC138907609 gene encoding uncharacterized protein, with protein MDPLKYIFQKPMPTGRLAKWQILLTEFDIVYVTRTTMKAQALADHLAENPVDDEYQPLSIYFTDEEVNSVEVIPKYAKTWEMLFDGVVNAKGVGIGAILISPTGQHYPAIARLRLFCTNNTTEYEACIMGMNMEIDLDVEELLIMGDSDLIIRQAQGELETRDIKLIPYREHVEDLSKRFKSVEFRYIPRFHNELADALATLATMLPYPGNVHIDPWEIQIRERHGYCNTVEVEPDVQPWYHDIKRFLKIKEYPEQASGDQKRTIRRFAGSFFLSGEVLYKRTPDLNLLRCVDAKEAEKIMNEIHSRVCRPHMSRYILVKKILRAGYYWMTMEQDCFSFVRKCHQCQIHGDLIHAPPSELHLMSAPWSFVAWGMDVIGPIEPKASNGHRFFLVAIDYITKWVEAVTFKAITKKAMVDFVHSNIICRFAIPKTIITDSAANLNSHLMREKDFEEFGGLIVQDHVNGG; from the exons ATGGACCCTTTGAAGTACATATTCCAAAAACCGATGCCCACAGGAAGgctagcaaaatggcaaatcctgctcactgAGTTTGACATCGTTTATGTCACTCGCACGACTATGAAAGCCCAAGCCTTAGCCGATCATTTAGCTGAGAACCCAGTTGATGATGAATACCAACCCCTAAGCATTTATTTCACAGACGAGGAAGTAAATTCAGTTGAGGTAATTCCGAAATACGCTAAGACTTGGGAAATGCTCTTTGATGGAGTAGTCAATGCAAAAGGTGTCGGAATTGGGGCAATTTTAATTTCACCCACTGGTCAGCACTATCCGGCTATAGCCCGGCTTCGGCTCTTTTGTACGAATAACACTACcgaatatgaagcttgcatcatgggCATGAACATGGAAATTGATCTGGATGTGGAAGAATTATTAATCATGGGAGATTCTGATTTGATCattcggcaagcccaaggtgaattGGAAACTCGAGATATCAAGCTTATCCCATACAGAGAACATGTGGAAGATCTTAGCAAACGGTTCAAATCCGTTGAATTCAGGTATATTCCTCGATTCCACAATGAGTTAGCTGACGCACTAGCTACCTTGGCTACAATGCTGCCGTATCCGGGCAATGTCCATATTGACCCTTGGGAGATTCAAATCCGAGAAAGacatggttattgcaatacaGTTGAAGTAGAACCAGATGTTCAACCATGGTACCATGATATCAAAAGGTTCCTGAAAATAAAGGAATACCCCGAGCAGGCCAGTGGAGACCAAAAGAGAACTATTAGAAGGTTTGCTGGCAGTTTCTTCTTAAGCGGAGAAGTTTTGTACAAAAGAACTCCAGATCTAAATCTTTTAAGGTGTGTAgatgccaaagaagctgaaaAGATCATGAACGAAATACATTCAAGAGTATGCAGGCCCCACATGAGCAGGTATATCCTTGTGAAGAAAATCCTGCGGGCAGGTTAttactggatgaccatggaacAGGATTGCTTTAGTTTTGTCCGGAAGTGCCATCAATGTCAGATACACGGTGACCTGATTCATGCACCGCCTTCAGAGTTGCATCTTATGTCAGCACCTTGGTCATTTGttgcttggggtatggatgtcattgggccaatcgagccgaaagcttcaaatgggcacagatttttcttggttgccattgattatATCACGAAATGGGTCGAAGCGGTCACTTTCAAAGCCATCACCAAGAAAGCAATGGTGGACTTCGTACATTCCAACATTATCTGTCGTTTTGCTATTCCAAAAACTATCATTACCGACAGCGCTGCAAATCTGAACAGTCActtgatgagggag aaggatttcgaggaatttggcgggttgattgtgcaagatcatgtcaatggaGGATAA
- the LOC117276114 gene encoding uncharacterized protein, with translation MKAQALADHLAENPVDDEYQTLSIYFPDEEVNSVEVISEDAKTWKMLFDGAVNAKGVEIGAILISPTGQHYPATARLWFFCKNNTVEYEACIMGMNMAIDLDVEELLIMGDSDLIIRQTQGEWETRDIKLTPYKQYVDDLNKRFKSVEFRYIPRFHNELADALATLAAMLPYPGNVHIDPLEIQIRERHGYCNTIEVEPDVQPWYHDIKRFLKTKEYPQQASGDQKRTIRRLAAVSS, from the coding sequence ATGAAAGCCCAAGCCTTAGCCGATCATTTAGCTGAGAACCCAGTTGATGATGAATACCAAACCCTAAGCATTTATTTCCCAGATGAGGAAGTAAATTCAGTTGAGGTAATTTCGGAAGACGCTAAGACTTGGAAAATGCTCTTTGATGGAGCAGTCAATGCAAAAGGTGTCGAAATTGGGGCAATTTTAATTTCGCCCACTGGTCAGCACTATCCGGCTACAGCCCGGCTTTGGTTCTTTTGTAAGAATAACACTGTcgaatatgaagcttgcatcatgggCATGAACATGGCAATTGATCTGGATGTGGAAGAATTATTAATCATGGGAGATTCTGATTTGATCATTCGGCAAACCCAAGGCGAATGGGAAACTCGAGATATCAAGCTTACCCCATACAAACAATATGTGGACGATCTTAACAAACGGTTCAAATCTGTTGAATTCCGGTATATTCCTCGATTCCACAATGAGTTAGCTGACGCACTAGCTACCTTGGCTGCAATGCTGCCGTATCCGGGCAATGTCCATATTGACCCTTTAGAGATTCAAATCCGAGAAAGacatggttattgcaatacaATTGAAGTAGAACCAGATGTTCAACCATGGTACCATGATATCAAAAGGTTCCTGAAAACAAAGGAATACCCCCAGCAGGCCAGTGGAGACCAAAAGAGAACTATTAGAAGGCTTGCTGCAGTTTCTTCTTAA
- the LOC138907610 gene encoding uncharacterized protein has translation MAKTSKSVPQKETPSSSRPSEEENVLSTVVEEKTPEPSLTIGCLDAGCSSPTQGGHRVAKTLHRSHGLGKDVDMRSPSGDDDIFADPPTPKHNKEKKRRKASSSLSPEKKRPRKRLECKPKNANARELSSDSLRRLRDESEEEEDSELVARVRSGSELPQSMKVVEEAVDEASEPERVETIFLRAREVEKEIVTGTSRSEDNVPKEALGVIDLSGSPSFTDSMINEAQTLNGNLSKGVQGAADSFHNFLDGLDSTVSEDVTGLGDLPLPKKIPSPGTSGSSSSPKYLNQFLAPSVDPTRRRAIFMSILQDARVLYAPVGISSYLWCLVTEEDQSRMNEAEEPCLFNEAQQAPNRASVLHHEAFLRHREEFKCHEAETRDLAEKKDAYKLLSKKTQVELEATRKEHADLVEQAKTIEGLQSQLNSIVSGQENLAKELDAAKSEVVVAKSEADDKVAQFKADVEAIQEQAKNMVKHTRWKSRREALEGVHAQNFDILAEIKNAKKYEAKAWKLVYPEEDSEGSE, from the exons ATGGCAAAGACTTCTAAATCTGTTCCTCAAAAGGAAACTCCCTCTTCCTCGAGACCGTCTGAAGAAGAAAATGTTCTGTCTACTGTTGTCGAGGAAAAGACACCTGAGCCCTCCTTAACTAT TGGCTGCTTGGATGCTGGATGCAGTTCCCCGACTCAAGGAGGGCATCGTGTCGCAAAAACCCTACATCGTTCTCACG gcCTTGGGAAAGATGTCGATATGAGGTCTCCGTCTGGTGATGATGACATATTCGCCGATCCCCCTACTCCAAAGCATAATAAAGAGAAGAAGAGGAGAAAAGCTTCGAGCTCCTTGAGTCCTGAAAAGAAGAGACCGAGGAAGCGGCTGGAGTGCAAACCTAAGAATGCCAATGCCCGAGAACTTTCATCGGACTCACTCCGTCGATTGAGGGATgagtctgaagaagaagaagattctgAATTGGTGGCCCGTGTGAGAAGCGGTTCCGAACTGCCTCAATCCATGAAGGTCGTCGAAGAAGCAGTGGATGAAGCCTCTGAACCAGAGAGGGTCGAGACCATTTTTCTCCGAGCTAGGGAGGTCGAAAAAGAGATTGTGACCGGTACTTCTCGGTCAGAAGATAATGTGCCTAAGGAGGCACTTGGGGTGATCGATCTATCTGGTTCGCCTTCGTTTACCGATTCTATGATAAACGAAGCTCAGACATTGAATGGTAACCTCAGCAAAGGGGTCCAAGGAGCAGCAGATTCTTTCCATAATTTCTTGGATGGCCTAGATTCTACCGTTTCGGAGGATGTCACCGGGTTGGGCGACTTACCCCTACCAAAGAAGATACCGTCCCCGGGAACTAGTGGGTCTTCTTCGAGCCCAAAATACTTGAATCAGTTCCTAGCTCCAAGTGTTGATCCTACTCGGAGACGAGCAATTTTTATGTCTATTCTGCAGGATGCTCGGGTTCTCTATGCCCCGGTGGGGATTTCTAGTTACCTTTggtgcttggtgaccgaagaggatcaatcTAGAATGAACGAGGCGGAAGAGCCCTGCCTATTCAATGAAGCTCAACAGGCGCCGAATCGG gcctcggtgcttcatcatgaggcCTTTCTCCGACACCGGGAGGAGTTCAAGTGTCACGAGGCCGAGACTCGAGATCTTGCTGAGAAGAAGGAtgcttacaagcttcttagtaAAAAAACTCAGGTTGAGCTAGAAGCGactcggaaggagcatgccgacctggtcgagcag GCCAAAACGATCGAGGGGCTCCAATCTCAGCTGAACTCAATTGTTTCTGGTCAAGAGAATCTGGCCAAGGAGCTTGACGCGGCCAAGTCAGAGGTTGTCGTGGCCAAGTCCGAGGCCGATGATAAAGTGGCCCAGTTCAAGGCTGATGTCGAGGCGATTCAGGAACAAGCTAAAAACATGGTGAAGCATACGAGGTGGAAAtctcgaagggaggccctcgagggagtTCATGCTCAGAATTTTGACATATTGGCTGAAATCAAGAATGCCAAGAAATACGAAGCCAAGGCCTGGAAACTGGTTTATCCCGAGGAGGATTCCGAGGGGTCTGAATAA